A region from the Lemur catta isolate mLemCat1 chromosome 7, mLemCat1.pri, whole genome shotgun sequence genome encodes:
- the DRAP1 gene encoding dr1-associated corepressor isoform X1 produces MPSKKKKYNARFPPARIKKIMQTDEEIGKVAAAVPVIISRALELFLESLLKKACQVTQSRNAKTMTTSHLKQCIELEQQFDFLKDLVASVPDMQGDGEDNHMDGDKGARRGRKPGSSNRKNGGMGSKGKDKKLSGTDSEQEDDSEDTDTDGEEETPQPPPQASHPPAHFQSPPTPFLPFTSTLPLPPAPPGPSAPDAEDEEDYDS; encoded by the exons ATGCCGAGCAAGAAGAAAAAGTACAACGCGCGGTTCCCGCCG GCACGGATCAAGAAGATCATGCAGACGGACGAAGAGATTGGAAAGGTGGCGGCGGCTGTGCCTGTCATCATCT CCCGGGCGCTCGAGCTTTTCCTGGAGTCGCTGTTGAAGAAGGCCTGCCAGGTGACCCAGTCCCGAAACGCCAAGACCATGACTACATCCCACCT gaagcagTGCATTGAGCTGGAGCAGCAGTTTGACTTCTTAAAGGACCTGGTGGCATCTGTGCCTGACATGCAGGGGGATGGAGAAGACAACCACATGGATGGGGACAAGGGTGCCCGCAG GGGCCGGAAGCCAGGCAGCAGCAACCGGAAGAATGGTGGAATGGGAAGCAAAGGGAAGGACAAGAAGCTGTCGGGGACAGACTCGGAGCAGGAG GATGATTCTGAAGATACAGATACTGACGGGGAAGAGGAAAcaccacagcccccaccccaggccagccaCCCCCCTGCCCACTTTCAGAG CCCTCCAACGCCCTTCCTGCCCTTCACCTCCACTCTGCCTTTGCCCCCGGCACCCCCAGGCCCCTCGGCACCTGACGCAGAGGACGAAGAGGATTATGACTCCTAG
- the DRAP1 gene encoding dr1-associated corepressor isoform X2 has translation MQTDEEIGKVAAAVPVIISRALELFLESLLKKACQVTQSRNAKTMTTSHLKQCIELEQQFDFLKDLVASVPDMQGDGEDNHMDGDKGARRGRKPGSSNRKNGGMGSKGKDKKLSGTDSEQEDDSEDTDTDGEEETPQPPPQASHPPAHFQSPPTPFLPFTSTLPLPPAPPGPSAPDAEDEEDYDS, from the exons ATGCAGACGGACGAAGAGATTGGAAAGGTGGCGGCGGCTGTGCCTGTCATCATCT CCCGGGCGCTCGAGCTTTTCCTGGAGTCGCTGTTGAAGAAGGCCTGCCAGGTGACCCAGTCCCGAAACGCCAAGACCATGACTACATCCCACCT gaagcagTGCATTGAGCTGGAGCAGCAGTTTGACTTCTTAAAGGACCTGGTGGCATCTGTGCCTGACATGCAGGGGGATGGAGAAGACAACCACATGGATGGGGACAAGGGTGCCCGCAG GGGCCGGAAGCCAGGCAGCAGCAACCGGAAGAATGGTGGAATGGGAAGCAAAGGGAAGGACAAGAAGCTGTCGGGGACAGACTCGGAGCAGGAG GATGATTCTGAAGATACAGATACTGACGGGGAAGAGGAAAcaccacagcccccaccccaggccagccaCCCCCCTGCCCACTTTCAGAG CCCTCCAACGCCCTTCCTGCCCTTCACCTCCACTCTGCCTTTGCCCCCGGCACCCCCAGGCCCCTCGGCACCTGACGCAGAGGACGAAGAGGATTATGACTCCTAG
- the DRAP1 gene encoding dr1-associated corepressor isoform X3 — protein sequence MPSKKKKYNARFPPARIKKIMQTDEEIGKVAAAVPVIISRALELFLESLLKKACQVTQSRNAKTMTTSHLKQCIELEQQFDFLKDLVASVPDMQGDGEDNHMDGDKGARRGRKPGSSNRKNGGMGSKGKDKKLSGTDSEQEDDSEDTDTDGEEETPQPPPQASHPPAHFQRPLGT from the exons ATGCCGAGCAAGAAGAAAAAGTACAACGCGCGGTTCCCGCCG GCACGGATCAAGAAGATCATGCAGACGGACGAAGAGATTGGAAAGGTGGCGGCGGCTGTGCCTGTCATCATCT CCCGGGCGCTCGAGCTTTTCCTGGAGTCGCTGTTGAAGAAGGCCTGCCAGGTGACCCAGTCCCGAAACGCCAAGACCATGACTACATCCCACCT gaagcagTGCATTGAGCTGGAGCAGCAGTTTGACTTCTTAAAGGACCTGGTGGCATCTGTGCCTGACATGCAGGGGGATGGAGAAGACAACCACATGGATGGGGACAAGGGTGCCCGCAG GGGCCGGAAGCCAGGCAGCAGCAACCGGAAGAATGGTGGAATGGGAAGCAAAGGGAAGGACAAGAAGCTGTCGGGGACAGACTCGGAGCAGGAG GATGATTCTGAAGATACAGATACTGACGGGGAAGAGGAAAcaccacagcccccaccccaggccagccaCCCCCCTGCCCACTTTCAGAG GCCCCTCGGCACCTGA
- the C7H11orf68 gene encoding UPF0696 protein C11orf68 homolog isoform X1 produces the protein MAAAAAAVAGAGRGGGGGGGADPRQERSRARSWAGVERSEGRSRMEPGEELEEEDSPGGREDGFTAEHLAAEAMAADMDPWLVFDARTTPATELDAWLAKYPPSQVTRYGDPGSPNSEPVGWIAAYGQGYTPNSGDVQGLQAAWEALQTSGRPITPATLRQLAITHHVLSGKWLMHLAPGFKLDHAWAGIARAVVEGQLQVAKVSPRAKEGGRQVICVYTDDFTDRLGVLEADSAIRAAGIKCLLTYKPDVYTYLGIYRANRWHLCPTLYESRFQLGGSARGSRVLDRANNVELT, from the exons AtggcggcggcggctgcagccgtggcgggggcggggcgcggcggcggcggcggtggcggcgcgGATCCCCGGCAGGAGCGGAGCCGGGCCCGGAGCTGGGCCGGCGTCGAACGCAGCGAAGGCCGAAG CAGGATGGAGCCAggtgaggagctggaggaggaggattcTCCAGGTGGCCGTGaggatggcttcactgctgagcACCTGGCCGCCGAGGCCATGGCAGCTGACATGGACCCCTGGCTGGTGTTTGATGCCCGCACCACGCCTGCCACCGAGCTGGATGCCTGGTTGGCCAAGTACCCGCCATCCCAAGTTACACGCTATGGGGACCCCGGTTCACCCAACTCTGAGCCTGTGGGCTGGATCGCAGCATATGGGCAGGGCTACACCCCCAACTCAGGTGACGTGCAGGGCCTGCAGGCAGCCTGGGAAGCTCTGCAGACCAGTGGGCGGCCCATCACACCGGCTACCCTGCGGCAGCTGGCCATCACCCACCATGTGCTCTCAGGCAAGTGGCTGATGCACCTGGCACCTGGCTTCAAGCTGGACCACGCCTGGGCTGGCATTGCTCGGGCTGTGGTAGAGGGCCAACTTCAGGTGGCCAAGGTGAGCCCACGGGCCAAGGAGGGTGGGCGCCAGGTCATCTGTGTTTACACGGACGACTTCACGGACCGTTTGGGTGTACTGGAGGCAGATTCGGCCATTCGTGCAGCAGGCATTAAGTGCTTGCTGACCTACAAGCCTGATGTCTACACCTACCTGGGCATCTACCGGGCCAACCGCTGGCACCTCTGCCCCACTCTCTATGAGAGTCGTTTCCAGCTTGGGGGCAGTGCCCGGGGCTCCCGGGTTCTGGACCGCGCCAACAATGTGGAACTGACCTAG
- the C7H11orf68 gene encoding UPF0696 protein C11orf68 homolog isoform X2 yields the protein MAAAAAAVAGAGRGGGGGGGADPRQERSRARSWAGVERSEGRRMEPGEELEEEDSPGGREDGFTAEHLAAEAMAADMDPWLVFDARTTPATELDAWLAKYPPSQVTRYGDPGSPNSEPVGWIAAYGQGYTPNSGDVQGLQAAWEALQTSGRPITPATLRQLAITHHVLSGKWLMHLAPGFKLDHAWAGIARAVVEGQLQVAKVSPRAKEGGRQVICVYTDDFTDRLGVLEADSAIRAAGIKCLLTYKPDVYTYLGIYRANRWHLCPTLYESRFQLGGSARGSRVLDRANNVELT from the exons AtggcggcggcggctgcagccgtggcgggggcggggcgcggcggcggcggcggtggcggcgcgGATCCCCGGCAGGAGCGGAGCCGGGCCCGGAGCTGGGCCGGCGTCGAACGCAGCGAAGGCCGAAG GATGGAGCCAggtgaggagctggaggaggaggattcTCCAGGTGGCCGTGaggatggcttcactgctgagcACCTGGCCGCCGAGGCCATGGCAGCTGACATGGACCCCTGGCTGGTGTTTGATGCCCGCACCACGCCTGCCACCGAGCTGGATGCCTGGTTGGCCAAGTACCCGCCATCCCAAGTTACACGCTATGGGGACCCCGGTTCACCCAACTCTGAGCCTGTGGGCTGGATCGCAGCATATGGGCAGGGCTACACCCCCAACTCAGGTGACGTGCAGGGCCTGCAGGCAGCCTGGGAAGCTCTGCAGACCAGTGGGCGGCCCATCACACCGGCTACCCTGCGGCAGCTGGCCATCACCCACCATGTGCTCTCAGGCAAGTGGCTGATGCACCTGGCACCTGGCTTCAAGCTGGACCACGCCTGGGCTGGCATTGCTCGGGCTGTGGTAGAGGGCCAACTTCAGGTGGCCAAGGTGAGCCCACGGGCCAAGGAGGGTGGGCGCCAGGTCATCTGTGTTTACACGGACGACTTCACGGACCGTTTGGGTGTACTGGAGGCAGATTCGGCCATTCGTGCAGCAGGCATTAAGTGCTTGCTGACCTACAAGCCTGATGTCTACACCTACCTGGGCATCTACCGGGCCAACCGCTGGCACCTCTGCCCCACTCTCTATGAGAGTCGTTTCCAGCTTGGGGGCAGTGCCCGGGGCTCCCGGGTTCTGGACCGCGCCAACAATGTGGAACTGACCTAG